Proteins encoded in a region of the Paracoccus alcaliphilus genome:
- a CDS encoding IS110 family transposase has translation MSEVITVGLDLAKNVFQAHGADALGRVLFRKKLRRDQVLPFFSQQPSCVVAMEACGGAHFWGRELGKLGHEVRLIPPAYVKPFVKRQKNDMADAEAICEAATRPTMRFVPVKSEETQGAAMVFRIRELLIRQRTQAINALRGHLGEFGQIVPQGAGNAARLIAIIEDPDSGLPADAIATLDVLVAALRHLEAEIGKLDAEISRRAKDNEVARRLMTIPGIGPLIATAIATLAPPPELFRKGRDFAAWLGLTPRQHSTGGKQRLGATTKMGERSLRRLMIIGANSVVIKRHVHASARPGTWLGGMLTRKPPMLVRVALANKMARIVWALMAHGDVYKAPAAAA, from the coding sequence ATGTCGGAGGTTATCACTGTCGGGCTCGATCTGGCGAAGAATGTGTTCCAGGCTCACGGGGCTGATGCCTTGGGGCGTGTTCTTTTTCGCAAGAAACTGAGGCGGGATCAGGTTCTGCCGTTTTTCAGCCAGCAGCCGAGCTGCGTTGTCGCGATGGAAGCTTGCGGTGGCGCGCACTTCTGGGGCCGCGAGCTTGGCAAGCTCGGGCACGAGGTGCGGCTGATCCCGCCTGCCTATGTCAAACCCTTCGTCAAGCGCCAGAAGAACGACATGGCCGATGCCGAGGCCATCTGCGAAGCGGCGACACGCCCGACGATGCGTTTTGTGCCCGTAAAGAGTGAGGAGACCCAGGGGGCGGCAATGGTCTTCCGCATCCGGGAACTTCTGATCCGGCAGCGCACACAGGCAATCAACGCCCTGCGTGGGCATTTGGGCGAGTTCGGTCAGATCGTGCCGCAGGGTGCTGGCAACGCGGCTCGGCTGATTGCGATCATCGAGGACCCCGACAGCGGTCTGCCCGCCGATGCCATCGCCACACTTGATGTGCTGGTCGCGGCGCTCCGACACCTCGAAGCGGAGATCGGGAAGCTGGACGCCGAGATCAGCCGGCGGGCCAAGGATAACGAAGTCGCGCGGCGCTTGATGACAATCCCGGGCATCGGCCCCCTGATCGCAACGGCCATCGCCACACTTGCTCCCCCGCCTGAACTCTTCCGGAAGGGGCGGGACTTTGCAGCATGGCTCGGGCTCACGCCCCGCCAGCACTCGACGGGCGGCAAACAGCGGCTTGGCGCCACGACGAAGATGGGGGAACGGTCCCTGCGGCGCTTGATGATCATCGGCGCCAACAGCGTGGTCATCAAGCGGCACGTTCATGCCTCGGCTCGGCCAGGCACCTGGTTGGGCGGAATGCTGACGCGCAAGCCACCCATGCTGGTGCGGGTAGCGCTGGCGAACAAGATGGCGCGCATCGTCTGGGCTTTGATGGCCCACGGTGACGTCTACAAAGCTCCGGCCGCAGCGGCATAA
- a CDS encoding IS5-like element ISPpa3 family transposase translates to MSKPEPTRYRTMNWKSYNDALKRRGSLLIWLDKDMVWRAPKSGCNGRPPVFSDAAIQFCLMVKVLFGLPLRQTTGMVASILSMAGLDWRVPDFSTLSRRQKRITVQITSRRAPGPLNLLVDSTGIKFLGDGEWLARKHGPHRRRQYRKVHLAMDTATGDIRAVEFTSSREGDSPVLPDLLNQIPEDEQIGTVTGDGAFDTRRCHTAILDRGGTAIIPIRRNGRLWKEDCPAARARNEILRATQRLGRAIWKRWSGYHVRSRIEARMRCLKAFGERISSRDPDRQTAEIHIRIALMNRFNALGSAEIKRVA, encoded by the coding sequence ATGAGCAAGCCTGAGCCCACCCGCTACCGCACGATGAACTGGAAGTCCTACAACGATGCCTTGAAGCGGCGCGGGTCCCTTCTGATCTGGCTGGACAAGGACATGGTTTGGCGCGCACCCAAATCCGGATGCAATGGTCGGCCGCCGGTCTTCTCTGATGCCGCGATCCAGTTCTGCTTGATGGTGAAGGTTCTGTTCGGCCTGCCTCTCCGGCAAACGACAGGGATGGTGGCGAGCATCCTTTCGATGGCCGGGCTCGACTGGCGGGTGCCCGATTTCTCGACCCTGAGCCGCAGGCAGAAGCGCATCACGGTTCAGATCACGAGCCGCCGTGCGCCGGGGCCGCTGAACCTGCTGGTGGACAGCACCGGGATCAAGTTTCTTGGTGATGGGGAATGGCTTGCCCGCAAGCATGGCCCGCATCGCCGACGCCAATATCGTAAGGTTCATCTGGCGATGGACACGGCTACAGGTGACATCCGCGCCGTCGAATTCACCTCAAGCCGTGAAGGCGACAGCCCTGTTCTGCCCGACCTGCTCAACCAGATCCCAGAGGATGAACAGATCGGCACCGTCACCGGCGACGGTGCCTTTGACACCCGACGCTGCCACACCGCGATCCTGGATCGAGGCGGCACCGCTATCATCCCGATCCGGAGGAATGGCCGTCTCTGGAAGGAGGATTGCCCCGCAGCCAGGGCGCGCAACGAGATCCTCCGGGCAACCCAGCGCTTGGGCAGGGCCATATGGAAGCGCTGGTCAGGTTATCACGTCCGAAGCAGGATCGAGGCAAGGATGCGCTGCCTCAAGGCCTTCGGTGAACGCATCTCATCACGAGACCCGGACCGCCAGACCGCCGAAATCCATATCCGCATCGCCCTCATGAACCGCTTCAATGCCCTCGGATCCGCCGAGATCAAACGCGTGGCATGA
- a CDS encoding FAD-dependent oxidoreductase: MRRRTLLTAAPSLALGMGLLGRGALAAPAALTSDTTLMPRTGKGPRIVICGGGWGGLSSARHLRDQLPDAEVIVLERNPIFWSCPMSNKWLIDVVDTAFLTHDMLAPANNHGYRLVQCEVTGFERDKKIVRTSKGNVDYDFLILAGGIRNAYDAWFGDDHEAAEYTRTHFPSAYIANAEHLKLKNMLRDFKGGTIVMTLPPPPHRCPPSPYERACVMAWHFKVNNIPAKILILDPKPGIAPISAGYRAAFEELYPDIITHVPNARVRELDPWNKRIMTEAGDFDFDEAVIMPPHQASEMLFHADLIGKDENGNPTGWADMDQRLFHANADDSVYIVGDSMGAISPHFGHYPKSAHVANYIAKIVARNIGQRVRDEEVVAELPDNLCYMLVNGDPREAISVEFTYEVGADGLVHQNQIDIDVRTPDLLEEDFVWVNGMFDDFLR; this comes from the coding sequence ATCCGTCGCCGCACACTTCTTACAGCCGCCCCATCGCTGGCCCTTGGGATGGGATTGCTGGGCCGGGGCGCCCTTGCCGCACCGGCTGCGCTGACATCCGACACCACGCTGATGCCGCGAACCGGCAAGGGGCCGCGGATCGTGATCTGCGGCGGCGGCTGGGGCGGGCTGTCTTCGGCCCGACATCTGCGCGACCAGTTGCCCGACGCCGAGGTGATCGTGCTGGAGCGCAACCCGATCTTCTGGTCCTGCCCGATGTCGAACAAATGGCTGATCGACGTGGTGGACACCGCCTTCCTGACCCATGACATGCTGGCCCCGGCGAACAACCACGGTTATCGCCTTGTGCAATGCGAAGTGACCGGGTTCGAGCGTGACAAGAAGATCGTGCGCACCTCGAAGGGAAATGTGGATTACGATTTCCTGATCCTGGCCGGGGGCATCCGCAACGCCTATGACGCGTGGTTCGGCGACGACCATGAGGCGGCGGAATATACCCGGACGCATTTCCCCTCGGCCTATATCGCCAATGCCGAGCATTTGAAGCTGAAGAACATGCTGCGCGACTTCAAGGGCGGCACCATCGTGATGACCCTGCCGCCGCCGCCGCATCGCTGCCCGCCCTCGCCCTATGAACGCGCCTGCGTCATGGCGTGGCATTTCAAGGTGAACAACATCCCGGCGAAGATCCTGATCCTTGACCCCAAGCCGGGGATCGCGCCGATCAGCGCCGGTTACCGCGCCGCCTTCGAGGAACTGTATCCCGACATCATCACCCATGTGCCGAATGCGCGGGTGCGCGAGCTTGATCCCTGGAACAAGCGGATCATGACCGAGGCGGGCGATTTCGATTTCGACGAGGCCGTGATCATGCCGCCGCATCAGGCGTCGGAGATGCTGTTCCACGCCGATCTGATCGGCAAGGATGAAAACGGCAATCCGACCGGCTGGGCCGATATGGATCAGCGCCTGTTCCACGCCAATGCCGACGACAGCGTCTATATCGTCGGCGACAGCATGGGGGCGATCTCGCCGCATTTCGGGCATTACCCGAAAAGCGCCCATGTCGCGAATTACATCGCCAAGATCGTGGCGCGCAATATCGGCCAGCGGGTGCGCGACGAAGAGGTCGTGGCCGAACTGCCCGACAACCTGTGCTATATGCTGGTCAATGGCGACCCGCGCGAGGCGATCTCGGTCGAGTTCACCTATGAGGTCGGCGCCGACGGGCTGGTGCATCAGAACCAGATCGACATCGACGTACGCACGCCCGACCTGCTGGAAGAGGATTTCGTCTGGGTGAACGGGATGTTCGATGACTTCCTGCGCTGA
- a CDS encoding thiosulfate oxidation carrier complex protein SoxZ — protein sequence MSRPPRIWISNETPEKGEILRVRAQIVHPMETGFRFGPDGEPLPMNIVTRFQALLDDDLLLEWQPETAISQNPYIEFTFAALRSGQLRMIWTDDSGEVAAATQDIELAG from the coding sequence ATGAGCAGACCCCCGCGTATCTGGATCAGCAACGAGACCCCGGAAAAGGGTGAAATCCTGCGGGTCCGCGCGCAGATCGTTCACCCGATGGAGACCGGCTTTCGCTTTGGCCCCGATGGAGAGCCGTTGCCGATGAATATCGTGACCCGGTTTCAGGCCTTGTTGGACGATGATCTGCTGCTGGAATGGCAGCCCGAAACCGCGATCTCGCAAAACCCCTATATCGAGTTCACCTTCGCCGCCCTGCGCAGCGGGCAGTTGCGCATGATCTGGACCGATGACAGCGGCGAGGTCGCCGCGGCCACGCAGGATATCGAACTGGCCGGATAG
- a CDS encoding thiosulfate oxidation carrier protein SoxY, with the protein MTSCADIDRRGLLLTGTALGAGLVCGMVPLGAAAQIVSEATPQPDDAEADRIAAEFLGGAVPLAEGLALDLPALGDNPAAVPVRVHLTEAVSETNYCEELIVLAQRNPRPLACRFRFTPLTGSVDVALRVRLMESMGLRAIARMNDGRFLEARADITVAAGGCGM; encoded by the coding sequence ATGACTTCCTGCGCTGACATCGACCGCCGGGGGCTGCTGCTGACGGGAACCGCGCTTGGCGCGGGCCTCGTATGCGGCATGGTGCCGCTTGGTGCCGCCGCGCAGATCGTCAGCGAGGCCACGCCGCAACCCGACGATGCCGAAGCCGATCGCATCGCCGCCGAATTTCTGGGCGGGGCGGTGCCGCTGGCCGAAGGGCTGGCGCTGGATCTGCCCGCGCTTGGCGACAATCCGGCCGCCGTGCCGGTCCGGGTGCATCTGACCGAAGCCGTCAGTGAAACGAATTACTGCGAGGAGCTGATCGTGCTGGCCCAACGCAATCCCCGCCCGCTGGCCTGCCGGTTCCGGTTCACGCCGCTGACCGGCTCGGTCGATGTCGCGCTGCGCGTGCGGCTGATGGAAAGCATGGGGCTGCGGGCGATCGCGCGAATGAATGACGGCCGTTTCCTTGAGGCGCGCGCCGATATCACCGTCGCCGCCGGCGGCTGTGGCATGTAA